Proteins found in one Pseudomonas marvdashtae genomic segment:
- the ccoO gene encoding cytochrome-c oxidase, cbb3-type subunit II — translation MKHETIEKNVGLLMLLMVLAVSIGGLTQIVPLFFQDVTNKPVDGMKPYTALQLEGRDIYIREGCVGCHSQMIRPFRAETERYGHYSVAGESVWDHPFLWGSKRTGPDLARVGARYSDDWHRAHLYNPRNVVPESKMPAYPWLVTQAVDSSHTEGKLRAMRTLGVPYTDDDITGSVASLKGKTEMDALVAYLQVLGTAIKSKR, via the coding sequence ATGAAACACGAAACAATCGAAAAAAACGTCGGCCTGCTGATGCTGCTGATGGTCCTTGCCGTGAGCATTGGTGGCCTTACCCAGATCGTGCCGCTGTTCTTCCAGGACGTGACCAACAAGCCGGTGGACGGTATGAAGCCCTACACCGCCCTGCAACTGGAAGGCCGCGACATCTACATCCGTGAAGGCTGCGTCGGCTGCCACTCGCAGATGATCCGTCCATTCCGCGCCGAGACCGAGCGCTACGGCCACTACTCCGTCGCCGGCGAAAGCGTCTGGGACCACCCGTTCCTGTGGGGCTCCAAGCGCACCGGGCCGGACCTGGCACGGGTCGGCGCGCGCTACTCCGATGATTGGCACCGCGCCCACTTGTACAACCCGCGCAACGTCGTGCCTGAGTCGAAAATGCCCGCCTACCCGTGGCTGGTGACCCAAGCAGTGGATAGCAGCCATACCGAAGGCAAGCTGCGCGCCATGCGCACCCTGGGTGTGCCGTACACCGACGACGACATCACCGGCAGCGTGGCCTCGCTCAAGGGCAAGACCGAAATGGACGCGCTGGTCGCCTACCTGCAAGTGCTCGGCACTGCCATCAAGAGCAAGAGGTGA
- the ccoN gene encoding cytochrome-c oxidase, cbb3-type subunit I produces the protein MSTAISPTAYNYKVVRQFAIMTVVWGILGMGLGVFIASQLVWPELNFDLPWTTFGRLRPLHTNLVIFAFGGCALFATSYYVVQRTCQTRLISDSLAAFTFWGWQAVIVGAIVTLPMGFTTTKEYAELEWPLAILLAIVWVTYGLVFFGTIVKRKTKHIYVGNWFYGAFIVVTAMLHIVNHASLPVSFFKSYSAYSGATDAMIQWWYGHNAVGFFLTTGFLGMMYYFVPKQAERPIYSYRLSIVHFWALITLYIWAGPHHLHYTALPDWAQSLGMAMSIILLAPSWGGMINGMMTLSGAWHKLRTDPILRFLVVSLAFYGMSTFEGPMMAIKTVNSLSHYTDWTIGHVHAGALGWVAMISIGAIYHMIPKLFGRAQMHSTGLINAHFWLATIGTVLYIASMWVNGITQGLMWRAINDDGTLTYSFVEALQASHPGFIVRALGGAFFASGMLLMAYNVYRTVRASDPVEAEAAAKIAVVGAH, from the coding sequence ATGAGCACAGCAATCAGTCCGACTGCTTATAACTATAAGGTAGTCCGCCAGTTCGCCATCATGACGGTGGTCTGGGGGATCCTTGGCATGGGGCTCGGTGTCTTCATTGCCTCGCAACTGGTCTGGCCGGAGTTGAACTTCGATCTGCCATGGACGACTTTTGGACGCCTGCGCCCACTGCACACCAACCTGGTGATCTTCGCCTTCGGTGGTTGTGCCTTGTTTGCCACTTCTTACTATGTCGTGCAGCGAACCTGCCAGACGCGACTGATCTCCGACAGCCTCGCCGCCTTCACCTTCTGGGGTTGGCAAGCGGTGATCGTCGGCGCGATCGTGACCTTGCCAATGGGTTTCACTACCACCAAGGAATACGCGGAACTGGAATGGCCCCTGGCTATTCTGCTGGCCATCGTCTGGGTGACCTACGGTTTGGTGTTCTTCGGCACCATCGTCAAGCGCAAGACCAAGCACATCTACGTCGGTAACTGGTTCTACGGTGCCTTCATCGTCGTGACCGCCATGCTGCACATCGTCAACCACGCGTCCTTGCCGGTCAGCTTCTTCAAGTCGTACTCGGCCTATTCGGGCGCGACCGACGCGATGATCCAGTGGTGGTACGGCCACAACGCCGTGGGCTTCTTCCTGACCACCGGCTTCCTGGGAATGATGTATTACTTCGTGCCAAAACAGGCCGAGCGTCCGATCTACTCCTATCGCCTGTCCATCGTGCACTTCTGGGCGCTGATCACCCTGTACATCTGGGCCGGCCCGCACCACCTGCACTACACCGCGCTGCCCGACTGGGCGCAGTCGCTGGGCATGGCAATGTCGATCATCCTGCTGGCGCCAAGCTGGGGCGGCATGATCAACGGCATGATGACCCTGTCGGGCGCCTGGCATAAGCTGCGCACCGACCCGATCCTGCGGTTCCTGGTGGTATCCCTGGCGTTCTACGGCATGTCGACCTTCGAAGGCCCGATGATGGCGATCAAGACCGTCAACTCGCTGAGCCACTACACCGACTGGACCATCGGCCACGTACACGCCGGTGCACTCGGCTGGGTCGCGATGATTTCCATCGGCGCCATCTACCACATGATCCCGAAACTGTTCGGTCGCGCGCAGATGCACAGCACCGGCCTGATCAACGCGCACTTCTGGCTCGCCACCATCGGCACCGTGCTCTATATCGCCTCGATGTGGGTCAACGGCATTACCCAAGGCCTGATGTGGCGTGCAATCAACGACGACGGCACCCTGACGTACTCGTTCGTCGAAGCCCTGCAAGCCAGTCACCCAGGCTTCATCGTGCGTGCCCTGGGCGGCGCGTTCTTCGCCAGCGGCATGCTGCTGATGGCCTACAACGTGTATCGCACCGTTCGTGCCTCTGACCCGGTTGAAGCAGAAGCCGCCGCCAAGATCGCCGTAGTTGGAGCTCACTGA
- a CDS encoding CPBP family intramembrane glutamic endopeptidase has protein sequence MPALPWPYLALLSIGYGLALVYGHLAWTAIISVALLLFAGYAVRQRQTPVGQFLGHCLFVVLAVALALHWMPGFFNGRVIAAQRFTDDAARFAMYLNQDKPLIGFWLLLACPWIVGRRSFRLSVYATAQGLCLSAVLALGGAMLLGMIHWAPKWPDQAWLWVLNNLLLVTLVEEALFRGYIQGGLSRRFKHLRQGDDLALLLASLLFGLVHAGAGWQWVLLSGLAGIGYGLAYRFGGLSAAIATHFGLNLLHFALFTYPMLA, from the coding sequence ATGCCTGCCCTGCCTTGGCCGTACCTGGCCCTTCTATCGATCGGTTATGGCCTGGCCCTGGTCTATGGTCACTTGGCTTGGACTGCGATTATTTCGGTCGCGCTGTTGCTGTTCGCCGGGTACGCGGTTCGCCAGCGACAGACGCCGGTCGGGCAATTCCTGGGGCACTGCTTGTTCGTTGTATTGGCGGTCGCCCTGGCGCTGCACTGGATGCCGGGTTTTTTCAACGGGCGGGTGATTGCGGCGCAACGCTTTACCGACGATGCCGCGCGGTTCGCCATGTATTTGAACCAAGACAAACCGTTGATCGGCTTCTGGCTGTTACTGGCCTGTCCATGGATCGTCGGTCGGCGCTCGTTTCGCTTGTCTGTCTACGCCACAGCCCAAGGTCTTTGCTTGAGCGCGGTATTGGCCTTGGGCGGAGCCATGCTGCTGGGCATGATCCACTGGGCACCGAAATGGCCGGACCAGGCCTGGCTGTGGGTGCTCAATAATCTTTTGTTGGTGACCTTGGTGGAGGAAGCGCTGTTTCGTGGCTACATTCAGGGTGGCCTGAGCCGACGCTTCAAACATCTGCGCCAAGGTGACGACCTCGCATTGCTGCTCGCCTCGCTGCTGTTCGGCCTGGTGCATGCTGGCGCCGGTTGGCAATGGGTACTGCTGTCGGGCCTGGCCGGGATCGGTTACGGCCTGGCCTATCGGTTTGGCGGCCTGAGCGCGGCGATTGCCACGCATTTTGGCCTCAACCTGCTGCATTTCGCCCTATTTACCTACCCGATGCTGGCGTGA
- a CDS encoding cbb3-type cytochrome oxidase subunit 3 — MVLEMSTGMIRGLGTVVVFIAFIGLTLWVFSSKRRPEFAEARLLPFADEPSADIATPQAPAPRSTRP, encoded by the coding sequence ATGGTTCTTGAAATGAGTACTGGAATGATCCGCGGCCTGGGCACGGTCGTGGTGTTCATCGCCTTCATCGGCCTGACCCTGTGGGTATTCAGCAGCAAACGTCGTCCAGAGTTCGCCGAAGCGCGCCTGCTGCCGTTCGCCGACGAGCCGTCCGCCGACATCGCCACCCCCCAAGCCCCTGCACCAAGGAGTACCCGGCCATGA
- the ccoN gene encoding cytochrome-c oxidase, cbb3-type subunit I, with protein sequence MNTSISTAYNYKVVRQFAIMTVVWGIVGMGLGVFLAAQLVWPQLNFDLPWTSFGRLRPLHTNAVIFAFGGCALFASSFYSVQRTCQTQLFAPKLAAFCFWGWQLVILLAAISLPLGYTSSKEYAELEWPIDILITIVWVAYAIVFFGTVAKRNTKHIYVGNWFFGGFILTVAILHIVNNLELPVSFTKSYSVYAGATDAMVQWWYGHNAVGFFLTAGFLGMMYYFVPKQAERPVYSYRLSIVHFWALITLYIWAGPHHLHYTALPDWAQSLGMVMSLILLAPSWGGMINGMMTLSGAWHKLRSDPILRFLVVSLAFYGMSTFEGPMMAIKTVNALSHYTDWTIGHVHAGALGWVAMISIGALYHMIPKVFGRAQMHSIGLINAHFWLATIGTVLYIASMWVNGIAQGLMWRAVNEDGTLTYSFVETLVASHPGFVVRLAGGSIFLLGMLLMAYNTWRTVRAYEPAEAAAAAQMA encoded by the coding sequence ATGAACACTTCTATCAGTACCGCCTACAACTACAAGGTGGTCCGCCAATTCGCCATTATGACGGTGGTGTGGGGCATCGTCGGCATGGGGCTCGGGGTTTTTCTCGCGGCCCAATTGGTCTGGCCACAGCTCAACTTCGATTTGCCCTGGACCAGCTTCGGCCGCCTGCGCCCATTGCACACCAACGCGGTAATCTTCGCCTTCGGTGGCTGCGCGTTGTTCGCCAGTTCGTTCTATTCGGTGCAACGCACCTGCCAGACCCAGCTGTTTGCGCCGAAACTCGCCGCGTTCTGCTTCTGGGGCTGGCAATTGGTGATCCTGCTGGCGGCCATCAGCCTGCCACTGGGCTACACCAGTTCCAAGGAATACGCCGAGCTTGAATGGCCGATCGACATCCTGATCACCATCGTCTGGGTCGCCTACGCCATTGTGTTCTTCGGCACCGTGGCCAAGCGCAACACCAAGCACATCTACGTCGGTAACTGGTTCTTCGGCGGGTTCATCCTGACCGTGGCGATCCTGCATATCGTCAACAACCTGGAATTGCCGGTGAGCTTCACCAAATCCTACTCGGTGTATGCCGGGGCCACGGATGCGATGGTGCAATGGTGGTACGGGCACAACGCCGTGGGCTTTTTCCTCACCGCAGGCTTCCTGGGGATGATGTACTACTTCGTGCCGAAGCAGGCCGAGCGCCCGGTGTATTCCTATCGCTTGTCCATCGTGCACTTCTGGGCACTGATCACCCTGTACATCTGGGCAGGTCCGCACCACCTGCACTACACCGCGCTGCCGGACTGGGCGCAGTCGCTGGGCATGGTGATGTCGCTGATCCTGCTGGCGCCCAGCTGGGGCGGCATGATCAACGGCATGATGACCCTCTCGGGCGCCTGGCATAAGTTGCGCAGCGACCCGATCCTGCGCTTTTTGGTGGTGTCCCTGGCGTTCTACGGCATGTCGACCTTCGAAGGTCCGATGATGGCGATCAAGACCGTCAACGCCCTCTCCCACTACACCGACTGGACCATCGGCCACGTTCACGCCGGCGCGCTCGGCTGGGTGGCGATGATTTCCATCGGCGCGCTGTACCACATGATCCCGAAAGTCTTCGGCCGGGCGCAGATGCACAGCATCGGTCTGATCAACGCACATTTTTGGCTGGCCACCATCGGCACCGTGCTCTACATCGCCTCGATGTGGGTCAACGGCATCGCCCAGGGCCTGATGTGGCGGGCGGTGAACGAGGACGGCACGCTCACCTATTCCTTCGTCGAAACCCTGGTGGCGAGCCATCCAGGCTTCGTCGTACGGCTGGCGGGCGGATCGATCTTCCTCCTCGGCATGCTGTTGATGGCCTACAACACCTGGCGCACCGTGCGGGCCTACGAGCCTGCCGAAGCCGCCGCTGCCGCGCAGATGGCCTGA
- the acnA gene encoding aconitate hydratase AcnA — MPSLDSLKTLKTLQVDAKTYHYFSLPDAARSLGDLDKLPMSLKVLLENLLRWEDEKTVTGADLKALAGWLKERRSDREIQYRPARVLMQDFTGVPAVVDLAAMRAAVERAGGDPQRINPLSPVDLVIDHSVMVDKFASSQAFEQNVDIEMQRNGERYAFLRWGQSAFDNFSVVPPGTGICHQVNLEYLGRTVWTKEADGRTYAFPDTLVGTDSHTTMINGLGVLGWGVGGIEAEAAMLGQPVSMLIPEVVGFKLVGKLREGITATDLVLTVTQMLRKKGVVGKFVEFYGDGLADLPLADRATIANMAPEYGATCGFFPVDDVTLDYLRLSGRPAETVKLVEAYCKAQGLWRLPGQEPVFTDTLELDMGSVEASLAGPKRPQDRVSLPNVGQAFSDFLGLQVKPTSKEEGRLESEGGGGVAVGNADQVGEAEYEFEGQTHRLKNGAVVIAAITSCTNTSNPSVMMAAGLLAKKAVEKGLTRKPWVKSSLAPGSKVVTDYYNAAGLTEYLDKLGFDLVGYGCTTCIGNSGPLPDPIEKAIQKADLTVASVLSGNRNFEGRVHPLVKTNWLASPPLVVAYALAGTVRIDISSEPLGNDRDGNPVYLRDIWPSSQEVAAAVAQVNTSMFHKEYAAVFAGDEQWQAIEVPQAATYVWQDDSTYIQHPPFFDDIGGPPPVVRNVEGARILALLGDSVTTDHISPAGNIKTDSPAGHYLREQGVEPRDFNSYGSRRGNHQVMMRGTFANIRIRNEMLGGEEGGNTIYIPSGERMPIYDAAMLYQAMGTPLVVIAGQEYGTGSSRDWAAKGTNLLGVKAVIAESFERIHRSNLVGMGVLPLQFKLDQNRKSLNLTGKETLDILGLSDIELTPRMNLPVVITREDGSQERIEVLCRIDTLNEVEYFKAGGILHYVLRQLIAA; from the coding sequence ATGCCGTCCCTCGATAGCCTGAAAACCCTTAAAACGCTGCAAGTCGACGCCAAGACCTATCACTATTTCAGCCTGCCGGACGCCGCGCGCAGCCTGGGCGACCTCGACAAGCTGCCCATGTCCTTGAAAGTGCTGTTGGAAAACCTGCTGCGCTGGGAAGATGAAAAAACCGTCACCGGCGCCGACCTCAAGGCCTTGGCCGGATGGTTGAAGGAGCGCCGCTCCGACCGCGAGATTCAATACCGCCCGGCACGGGTGCTGATGCAGGACTTTACCGGCGTGCCAGCCGTGGTCGACCTGGCCGCCATGCGCGCCGCCGTGGAAAGGGCCGGCGGCGATCCCCAGCGGATCAACCCGTTGTCACCGGTGGATCTGGTGATCGACCACTCGGTGATGGTGGACAAGTTCGCCAGCAGCCAAGCGTTCGAGCAGAACGTCGACATCGAAATGCAGCGCAACGGCGAACGCTACGCTTTCCTGCGCTGGGGCCAGAGTGCTTTCGACAATTTCAGCGTGGTGCCGCCGGGCACCGGCATCTGCCATCAGGTCAACCTTGAATACCTGGGCCGCACCGTCTGGACCAAAGAGGCAGACGGACGCACCTATGCCTTCCCTGACACCTTGGTGGGTACCGATTCCCACACCACCATGATCAATGGCCTGGGCGTGCTCGGCTGGGGCGTCGGCGGGATCGAGGCGGAAGCGGCGATGCTCGGCCAACCGGTGTCGATGCTGATTCCCGAGGTCGTCGGCTTCAAACTCGTTGGCAAGCTGCGCGAAGGCATCACCGCTACCGACCTGGTGCTGACCGTCACGCAAATGCTGCGCAAGAAGGGCGTGGTGGGCAAATTCGTCGAATTCTATGGTGATGGACTTGCCGACCTGCCGCTGGCCGACCGCGCGACCATTGCCAATATGGCGCCGGAATACGGCGCCACGTGCGGTTTCTTCCCGGTGGACGACGTGACGCTGGATTATCTGCGCCTGTCCGGCCGCCCGGCCGAAACGGTGAAACTGGTGGAAGCCTATTGCAAAGCCCAGGGACTGTGGAGGCTGCCAGGCCAGGAACCGGTGTTCACCGACACGCTGGAATTGGACATGGGCAGCGTCGAAGCCAGCCTCGCCGGGCCCAAACGTCCCCAGGACCGGGTCTCGCTACCGAATGTCGGCCAAGCCTTCAGCGATTTCCTGGGGCTGCAGGTCAAACCCACCAGTAAAGAAGAAGGCCGCCTGGAAAGTGAAGGTGGCGGCGGCGTCGCGGTGGGCAATGCCGACCAAGTGGGCGAAGCCGAGTATGAGTTCGAAGGCCAGACCCATCGCTTGAAAAATGGTGCGGTGGTGATTGCCGCCATTACCTCCTGCACCAATACCTCCAACCCCAGCGTAATGATGGCGGCTGGATTGCTGGCAAAAAAAGCCGTGGAAAAAGGCCTGACCCGCAAGCCTTGGGTCAAGAGCTCCCTGGCGCCGGGTTCCAAGGTGGTGACCGATTACTACAACGCCGCGGGCCTGACCGAATACCTCGACAAGCTCGGCTTCGACCTGGTGGGCTACGGTTGCACGACCTGTATCGGCAATTCGGGGCCACTGCCCGATCCTATTGAAAAAGCCATCCAGAAGGCTGACCTGACCGTCGCCTCGGTGCTGTCGGGTAATCGCAACTTCGAAGGCCGGGTGCATCCGCTGGTGAAAACCAACTGGCTGGCCTCACCGCCGCTGGTGGTTGCCTATGCGTTGGCCGGCACCGTGCGCATCGACATCAGCAGCGAACCGTTGGGCAACGACCGGGACGGCAACCCGGTGTATCTGCGGGACATCTGGCCCAGCAGCCAGGAAGTGGCCGCCGCCGTGGCCCAGGTCAACACCAGCATGTTCCATAAGGAATATGCCGCCGTGTTCGCTGGTGACGAGCAATGGCAAGCCATCGAGGTGCCGCAAGCGGCGACTTATGTCTGGCAGGACGACTCCACTTACATCCAGCATCCGCCGTTCTTCGACGACATTGGCGGGCCACCACCGGTGGTCAGGAACGTCGAGGGCGCACGGATCCTGGCATTGTTAGGCGACTCGGTGACCACCGACCACATCTCCCCCGCGGGCAACATCAAGACGGACAGCCCAGCCGGCCACTACCTGCGCGAACAAGGCGTAGAGCCACGGGACTTCAACTCCTACGGCTCGCGGCGCGGCAATCATCAGGTGATGATGCGCGGCACCTTTGCCAATATCCGCATCCGCAACGAGATGCTCGGCGGCGAAGAAGGCGGCAATACGATCTACATCCCCAGTGGCGAACGCATGCCAATCTATGATGCCGCCATGCTGTACCAGGCCATGGGCACGCCACTGGTGGTGATCGCAGGACAGGAATACGGCACGGGTTCGAGCCGGGACTGGGCTGCCAAGGGTACGAACCTGCTGGGGGTCAAGGCGGTGATCGCCGAGAGCTTCGAGCGTATCCACCGTTCCAACCTGGTGGGCATGGGCGTGCTGCCCTTGCAGTTCAAGCTGGATCAGAACCGCAAGAGCCTGAACCTCACGGGCAAGGAAACCCTGGATATCCTCGGCTTGAGCGACATCGAGTTGACGCCGCGCATGAACCTGCCCGTGGTCATCACCCGCGAGGACGGCAGTCAGGAGCGGATTGAAGTGTTGTGTCGGATCGACACCTTGAACGAGGTGGAATATTTCAAGGCCGGCGGCATCTTGCACTACGTCCTACGGCAATTGATTGCGGCATAA
- the ccoP gene encoding cytochrome-c oxidase, cbb3-type subunit III, whose translation MTTFWSTWICVLTIGSLIGLTWLLIGTRKGETKGSVDQTMGHSFDGIEEYDNPLPQWWFLLFAGTLVFSVGYLILYPGLGNWKGILPGYENGWTGAHEWEKEMAKADARFGPIFAKFSAMPVEEVAKDPQALKMGGRLFASNCSVCHGSDAKGAFGFPNLADSHWRWGGNAETIKATILGGRMAAMPAWGEVLGDAGVKNVAAYVRHDLAGLPLPADSGADLQAGQQAFNSTCVACHGANGQGTEAMGAPNLTQPAGFIYGTSLAQLQQTIRHGRQGHMPAQNELLGNDKVQLLAAYVYSLSHGTGAERLQAERKSE comes from the coding sequence ATGACCACCTTCTGGAGTACGTGGATCTGCGTACTGACCATCGGCAGCCTCATCGGTCTGACCTGGCTGCTGATCGGCACCCGCAAGGGCGAGACCAAGGGCAGCGTCGACCAGACCATGGGCCACAGCTTCGACGGCATCGAGGAATACGACAACCCGTTGCCGCAATGGTGGTTCCTGTTGTTCGCCGGCACGTTGGTTTTTTCCGTGGGCTATCTGATTCTGTATCCAGGCCTGGGCAACTGGAAAGGCATCCTGCCCGGCTACGAGAATGGCTGGACCGGCGCTCATGAATGGGAAAAGGAAATGGCCAAGGCCGACGCCCGGTTCGGGCCGATCTTCGCCAAGTTCTCGGCCATGCCGGTGGAAGAAGTCGCCAAGGATCCGCAAGCCTTGAAGATGGGTGGCCGCCTGTTCGCCTCCAACTGCTCGGTCTGCCATGGGTCGGACGCCAAGGGCGCCTTCGGCTTCCCGAACCTGGCTGACAGCCACTGGCGCTGGGGTGGCAATGCCGAGACCATCAAGGCGACCATCCTGGGCGGTCGCATGGCGGCAATGCCGGCCTGGGGCGAAGTGCTGGGAGACGCCGGGGTCAAGAACGTCGCCGCGTATGTTCGCCACGACCTGGCTGGCCTGCCACTGCCGGCCGACAGCGGTGCCGACCTGCAAGCCGGCCAGCAGGCGTTCAACAGCACCTGCGTCGCCTGCCACGGCGCCAACGGCCAAGGGACCGAAGCGATGGGCGCGCCGAACCTGACACAACCGGCCGGTTTCATCTACGGCACCAGCCTGGCTCAACTGCAGCAGACCATCCGCCACGGCCGCCAAGGCCATATGCCGGCGCAGAATGAATTGCTCGGCAATGACAAGGTGCAACTGCTCGCGGCCTACGTCTACAGCCTGTCCCACGGCACTGGCGCCGAGCGCCTGCAAGCTGAACGCAAAAGCGAATAA
- a CDS encoding methyl-accepting chemotaxis protein, with product MRNNQPITQRERTFPAQQRLISTTNTKGVITYCNDAFVEVSGFSKEELIHSPHNLVRHPDVPSAVFTHMWDTLKQGLPWMGIVKNRCQNGDHYWVNAYVTPVFEGNQVVGYESVRVKPSAEQITRAEALYQRINQGKSAVPSSDKWLPMLQDWLPFILVSQLSFVVGAFLNSSYGFALAALLSVPLGLMGLQWQQRGIKRLLRLAEQTTSDPLIARMYTDSRGVQARLEMSILSQEARLKTCLTRLQDTAEHLNAQARQSNALANDSSSGLERQRVETEQVATAVNQMAATTQEVASHVQRTADATQEANRLTGRGRDIAGETRQAIERLSVVVGETGQTVTQLAKDSDEIGGVVDVIKGIADQTNLLALNAAIEAARAGEMGRGFAVVADEVRQLAQRTSESTGQIHALIAKLQQTATNAVQTMEAGHRQAEEGVARVMEADQALVGISEAVAHITDMTTQIAAATEEQSSVAEEISRNISNISQLADQTSGQAHSSALLSEELTRTANTQYSLVERFNR from the coding sequence ATGCGTAACAACCAACCTATTACACAACGCGAAAGGACCTTCCCGGCCCAGCAACGATTGATTTCCACCACCAATACCAAGGGTGTGATCACCTACTGCAACGACGCGTTCGTTGAAGTCAGTGGGTTTTCCAAGGAAGAGCTGATCCATTCGCCGCACAACCTGGTACGCCATCCCGACGTTCCGTCGGCCGTGTTCACCCACATGTGGGACACTCTGAAACAAGGCTTGCCATGGATGGGTATCGTCAAGAACCGCTGCCAGAACGGTGACCATTACTGGGTCAACGCCTACGTCACGCCGGTGTTCGAAGGCAATCAGGTGGTCGGCTATGAATCGGTACGGGTCAAGCCCAGCGCCGAGCAGATCACCCGGGCCGAAGCACTTTACCAACGCATCAACCAGGGCAAGTCAGCGGTCCCGAGCAGCGACAAATGGTTGCCGATGTTGCAGGACTGGCTGCCGTTCATCCTGGTCAGCCAGTTGAGTTTCGTGGTCGGCGCGTTCCTCAATTCGTCCTACGGTTTCGCCCTGGCCGCCCTGTTGTCGGTGCCGTTGGGCCTGATGGGCCTGCAATGGCAGCAACGCGGGATCAAGCGCCTGCTGCGCCTGGCCGAGCAAACCACTTCCGACCCGTTGATCGCGCGGATGTACACCGACAGCCGCGGCGTCCAGGCGCGCCTGGAAATGTCGATCCTGAGCCAGGAGGCACGTTTGAAGACCTGCCTGACCCGTCTGCAGGATACCGCCGAGCATCTGAACGCCCAGGCGCGCCAGTCCAATGCCCTGGCCAACGACAGTTCCAGCGGCCTGGAGCGCCAGCGCGTGGAGACCGAACAGGTCGCTACCGCCGTCAACCAGATGGCCGCCACCACCCAGGAAGTCGCCAGCCACGTACAACGTACCGCCGATGCCACCCAGGAGGCCAATCGCCTGACCGGTCGAGGTCGTGATATTGCCGGGGAAACCCGCCAGGCCATCGAGCGCCTGTCGGTGGTCGTGGGCGAGACCGGACAGACCGTGACCCAACTGGCCAAGGACAGCGACGAAATCGGTGGCGTGGTCGACGTGATCAAAGGCATCGCCGACCAGACCAACCTGCTGGCCCTCAACGCCGCCATCGAAGCGGCCCGTGCCGGTGAGATGGGTCGCGGCTTTGCCGTGGTGGCCGACGAAGTGCGACAACTGGCACAACGTACCAGCGAATCCACCGGGCAGATCCACGCCCTGATCGCCAAGCTCCAGCAGACCGCCACCAACGCCGTGCAAACCATGGAGGCCGGCCATCGCCAGGCCGAAGAAGGCGTGGCGCGCGTGATGGAAGCAGACCAGGCGCTGGTGGGGATCAGCGAAGCGGTGGCGCATATCACCGACATGACCACCCAGATCGCCGCTGCTACCGAGGAGCAAAGCTCAGTGGCCGAGGAGATCAGCCGCAACATCAGCAACATCTCGCAACTGGCCGACCAGACCTCCGGCCAGGCCCACAGCTCGGCGCTGCTCAGCGAAGAACTGACTCGCACGGCCAATACGCAGTATTCGTTGGTGGAGCGGTTTAACCGCTGA
- a CDS encoding alpha/beta family hydrolase, whose translation MDKQHKASIDGDQWARCVAQHGWLWTAAQPSTGAESPTLILAHGAGAPMDSGFMNEMAARLAAQGVNVLRFEFPYMTQRRLEGGKRPPNPAPKLLECWREVYATVRPYVAGRLAIGGKSMGGRMASLLVDELGADALVCLGYPFYAVGKPEKPRVEHLATLKTRALIVQGERDALGNRAAVEGYALSPCIEVSWLATGDHDLKPLKVSGFSHEQHLEAASRKVAGFLSQD comes from the coding sequence ATGGACAAACAGCACAAGGCCAGTATTGACGGGGATCAATGGGCGCGATGCGTGGCGCAACACGGTTGGTTGTGGACAGCCGCGCAGCCAAGTACCGGCGCCGAGTCGCCGACCTTGATCCTCGCCCATGGTGCCGGTGCGCCGATGGACAGCGGTTTCATGAACGAAATGGCCGCGCGCCTTGCTGCACAAGGCGTCAACGTGCTGCGCTTCGAGTTTCCCTACATGACTCAACGGCGCTTGGAGGGGGGCAAGCGTCCACCGAACCCGGCGCCCAAATTGCTGGAGTGCTGGCGCGAGGTATACGCCACGGTGCGGCCTTATGTCGCTGGGCGGCTGGCCATTGGCGGCAAATCCATGGGCGGGCGCATGGCGAGCCTGCTGGTCGATGAGTTGGGCGCCGATGCGCTGGTGTGCCTGGGCTATCCGTTCTATGCGGTGGGCAAGCCGGAGAAACCGCGGGTCGAGCATCTGGCGACGTTGAAGACCCGCGCGCTGATTGTCCAGGGCGAGCGTGATGCGTTGGGTAATCGGGCGGCGGTCGAAGGCTATGCCTTGTCACCCTGCATCGAGGTGTCCTGGCTGGCGACGGGGGATCATGACCTCAAGCCGTTGAAGGTTTCGGGATTCAGTCATGAGCAGCATCTGGAGGCGGCGTCGCGGAAGGTGGCTGGGTTTCTCTCCCAGGATTGA